ACGGAAAGCTCCTGGTGGACGATGGCAATTCCGGCGGCGGTCGCATCGCGCGGGGAGCGCATCTCGAGTTGCTGGCCGCCCTTGAATATCTCGCCTGAGGAAGGTTGCTCGGCTCCGGCAAGGAGGCGCATCAGGGTCGATTTGCCCGCGCCGTTCTCGCCGATCAGCACGTTGACCGAGCCGCACCGTACGCGGAAGGTGACGTCGTTCAACGCGAGGTTGCCGCCGTATCGCTTGGAGACGTTGCGGGCTTCGAGCACCACATCCTGCTGCGGCTCACTCATGCGGCTGCTCCTCTGAGGATGCACGCAGGCGGGTTCGCGCTACGGCGGTCTTCCAGCCTGAGTAGAGGCGGTCTTTCTCCGCTGTGGCCATCGTCGGAGTAAAGGTGCTTGCGTCGCGGACCATCGCGGTAAGCTGCTGCATCGTGGTCCACCAGCCGAGGGCGAGGCCACCGAAGAAAGCGGCTCCCATCGCGGAGAGGTCTTCGCATCCGGCGCGTACGACGGGCTTGCCGAGGATGTCGGCCTGGAACTGCATCAGCGTGTCGTTCTTGGTGGCTCCGCCGTCGGTGTGTAGTTCGGGCAGATCGCAGCTCGCGCCTGCGGCCATCGCGTCGAAGACGTCGCGGATCTGGTAGGCGATGGACTCGACGGCGGCACGAGCCAGATGAGCGGCGCGGCTGGTGCGGGTCAGTCCGCTGATGTTGCCCTTGGCTTCGCCGTCCCAGTAGGGCGCACTCAGGCCGCTCATCGCGGGTACGAGGTAGACGCCTTCGCTGCTGGAGACGGACGCGGCGAGTGTGGCCGCATCCTCTACAGGTTGGGCGAGACCGAGGAACTCGCCGACCCATGCAAGCCCTGCCCCGGTCATGGCGATGTTGCCTTCGAGAGCGTATTGGGGCTTGCCGTTCAACGACCACGCGATGGTGGAAGCCACGCCATGGCGGGGAGCTTCGAGCGCGGACAGCAGCGTCATCAGGGAAGAGCCGGTGCCGTAGGTGGCCTTCACGGTGCCCGGCTCGTAGGAGCCGTGGCCCGCCATGGCTGCGTGGGAGTCGCCCATGGCGCTGACGATGGGGACGCCTTCCAGACCGATGATTCCTTTGCAGCGTCCGAAGACGCCGCTGGAGTCGCGGACCTGCGGCAGAGCTGTACGGGGCACTCCGAAGATCGCTAGTAGCTCTTCGTCCCAGTCGCCTTGAGCGAGGTTTAGAAGCTGTGTGCGGGAGGCGTTGCTGGCGTCGCAGAGATGGGCGCTGCCGCCGGTGAGCTTCCAGATAAGCCAGCTGTCTATAGTGCCGAAACAGACCTCGCCTGTGGAGGCGCGCTCGGGCAGGCCGGGAATGTTTTCGAGCAGCCAGCGCATCTTGCTGGCGGAGAAGAGCGTGTCTATGCCGAGGCCGGTGCGCTCGCGTAGCAGAGGCTCGAGGCCGTCGCGGCGAAGCTGCTCGCAGATGGCCGATGAGCGCTGGCACTGCCACACGATTGCTGGGGCAAGGGGCTTACCGGTGAGGCGATCCCAGACCACGACGGTCTCACGCTGGTTCGAAATGGCGACTCCGGCGACGGCGACGCCGGGTGCAAGCTGGAGGCACGCGGCCACGGCTTCAAGGACGCTCTGCCAGATGGCCTCCGCATCCTGCTCGACCCAGTTCGAGCGCGGCGTCGAGATCGTCATGCGAACCGATGCGCGCGCCTGCGGCTGACCTTCGCGATCGACCAGCAACGCCTTGGTGTTGGTGGTGCCCTGGTCGATCGCCAGAATCATGGACGTCATCCTGCGGCGACCCCGTTTAACAGCTCGACGGCGGCTGTCTCGATGCCTGCGGCGGTGAGGCCGAAGTGCTCCAGCAGGAACTCGGCCGAGCCGGTGGGGGCGAAGACGCCGGGTACGCCGAGGATCTTCATGCGCGTTGGGTGCTCGAGTGCGAGGATCTCCGCCACCGCGCCGCCGAGGCCGCCGTAGATGGAAGCCTCCTCGACTGTGACGATGCCGCGTGTCTCCTTCGCTGCTTTGATGATCGCTTCGCGGTCTATGGGAGCCATGCTGGAGGCGTTGAGCACGCGTGCGGAGATGCCGCGCTGGGCCAGCTTCTCTGCTGCCTCGAGTGCGCGGCAGACCAGCACGCCGTTGGCCACGATGGTGATGTCCGTGCCCTCGCGCATCGGCACGGCGCGGCCTGGGGTGAAGACGTAGTCCTCGGGTAGCAGCACCGGAACGGGCAGGCGGCTGAGGCGGAGGAAGACTGGGCCTACGTAGTCTCGCGCCCACAGGAGAGCGGCTTTGGTCTCGACTGGATCGACGGGCACGATGACGGTGAGGTTCGGGATCACGCGCGTCCAGGCGAGGTCTTCGATGGAGTGGTGCGTGGGGCCAAG
This is a stretch of genomic DNA from Granulicella sp. WH15. It encodes these proteins:
- the glpK gene encoding glycerol kinase GlpK, coding for MILAIDQGTTNTKALLVDREGQPQARASVRMTISTPRSNWVEQDAEAIWQSVLEAVAACLQLAPGVAVAGVAISNQRETVVVWDRLTGKPLAPAIVWQCQRSSAICEQLRRDGLEPLLRERTGLGIDTLFSASKMRWLLENIPGLPERASTGEVCFGTIDSWLIWKLTGGSAHLCDASNASRTQLLNLAQGDWDEELLAIFGVPRTALPQVRDSSGVFGRCKGIIGLEGVPIVSAMGDSHAAMAGHGSYEPGTVKATYGTGSSLMTLLSALEAPRHGVASTIAWSLNGKPQYALEGNIAMTGAGLAWVGEFLGLAQPVEDAATLAASVSSSEGVYLVPAMSGLSAPYWDGEAKGNISGLTRTSRAAHLARAAVESIAYQIRDVFDAMAAGASCDLPELHTDGGATKNDTLMQFQADILGKPVVRAGCEDLSAMGAAFFGGLALGWWTTMQQLTAMVRDASTFTPTMATAEKDRLYSGWKTAVARTRLRASSEEQPHE
- a CDS encoding transketolase family protein; protein product: MSAEATVQAGLFDCRDSFAATMEAMAAADPRIAAVVNDSVSSTKLKGFRSKFPERFVNVGIAEQNMVGVGAGLANGGMIPFVCGASCFLTARAMEQVKVDLGYARNNVKLCGMSSGMAYGELGPTHHSIEDLAWTRVIPNLTVIVPVDPVETKAALLWARDYVGPVFLRLSRLPVPVLLPEDYVFTPGRAVPMREGTDITIVANGVLVCRALEAAEKLAQRGISARVLNASSMAPIDREAIIKAAKETRGIVTVEEASIYGGLGGAVAEILALEHPTRMKILGVPGVFAPTGSAEFLLEHFGLTAAGIETAAVELLNGVAAG